The sequence TGCTTAAAAAAAATATCACTAAGGGAGCAGTCGTGATTCTGGCCGGTGTGAACGAGGATGTGCCGGGAAGCATATTGATCCAGCTTGTGAATGATGAGGCTCAAGCGGATGATCTCGGGGCGCGTCCCGAGAATCGTCATGATTTTCACGTCCCGCCCTCCTTTAATGGCTGTTTGGAGCATGTTTGGGACATTTCCACCGAATTCGATGAATCAACGGGCAGCAGTTGTGAGGCTATGGTGGCATACAGTTGGTTGGCTTCTTCAAAGTCTCCGGGCCGGCCGATATCCATCCAGAAGGCGTCATTGTGATAATGGCGCACTTTTTTATGAGCATTCAGGAGAACCTGGATTAAATCCGGCATGTCGAAAAAGGTTTGGTCGGGGATGTAGTCGATAATTTTGGGGTCCATCATGTAGATGCCCATGTTGACCAAAGCCGGATACATGGGTTTTTCAAGAAATTGGGTTACGAGGTCTTCGTGTGTCTCTAACACTCCCAGGTTAACCGGGACCTTTTTGGTTTGTGTGGCAATGGTCAGCAAACTGTCCCCAGTCCGGTGAAAATCATGGAAATCTTTCATATGAAGGGTCGTGAGCACGTCACAATTCATCATGAGAAAGGGTTGCGTGAGGCAGGTCATCCCCTTCAGGGGTCCGACTGTTCCCAGGGGACTCTTTTCCACTCGGTACCGAATGGATACCCCCCAGCGGCTTCCATCTCCAAAATAAGTTTGAATCAGGGGAGCTAGATAACCACACAACATGGTGATGTGTCGGAATCCGTGATACTTGAGTTGTTTCACGATAATTTCCAATGTCGGCTGTCCCCCGACGGG is a genomic window of Desmospora profundinema containing:
- a CDS encoding sugar phosphate nucleotidyltransferase; amino-acid sequence: MDAVIVTGGKGTRMAPYTQVLPKGLLPVGGQPTLEIIVKQLKYHGFRHITMLCGYLAPLIQTYFGDGSRWGVSIRYRVEKSPLGTVGPLKGMTCLTQPFLMMNCDVLTTLHMKDFHDFHRTGDSLLTIATQTKKVPVNLGVLETHEDLVTQFLEKPMYPALVNMGIYMMDPKIIDYIPDQTFFDMPDLIQVLLNAHKKVRHYHNDAFWMDIGRPGDFEEANQLYATIASQLLPVDSSNSVEMSQTCSKQPLKEGGT